From the Desulfovibrio sp. JC010 genome, one window contains:
- a CDS encoding DVU0524 family FlgM-associated protein: MAHNPAEIRNMLQTYGKQLTSAKRLARFRRALKRSESPDTVTISRQARRRELVEKVSREIIENLIVSGNENPVVSDILEQLELDFGDRFVFEYPLDGSDVQVLKETPEGVFDLPRDEKAQVMNRLWEITLDKVDRTML; the protein is encoded by the coding sequence GTGGCTCACAACCCTGCTGAAATACGAAATATGCTGCAGACTTACGGAAAGCAGCTGACCAGTGCCAAGCGACTGGCCCGATTCAGGCGTGCCCTGAAAAGGTCCGAGTCTCCTGACACGGTCACTATTTCACGGCAGGCAAGGCGTCGCGAGCTTGTGGAAAAAGTTTCCCGGGAAATTATCGAAAATCTCATCGTCTCGGGTAATGAAAATCCGGTAGTGTCCGATATATTAGAACAGCTGGAACTTGATTTCGGTGACCGCTTTGTTTTCGAGTACCCTCTCGACGGCAGCGATGTGCAAGTTCTAAAAGAAACCCCGGAAGGTGTTTTTGACCTGCCGCGCGACGAAAAAGCGCAGGTCATGAACCGTCTT